The Candidatus Hydrogenedentota bacterium genome contains the following window.
ATCCAGCACCAGGTGGTAACGGCGGCGACCGGTACCCTCACCGTGAAAGTGAAGATGACGGCGGTGTCGAATTCCGGCGGCATGATTATCCAGCACTACCATATGGCGGTACATGGCGCGACGGGGTGCCTCTACGAAGGCACGACCTACTTCGGTTTCTTCTCCCAGGCGGCCTTGGCCGATCAGGTGGGCATCCGCGAGGCCGTGCGCTATCAACCGACCGCTCAGGACATCGCCGCAAATGCGCCTCTCCCCTATCCAGTGGAAGCCCCCTTCCCCGACGACCAATGGCGTACGCTGGACCAGGTCACAGTCTATTCGCCCGAGGGCGGACCTGCGGGATTGGGCTTTATTCAAGGCACCCTGAAGGTCCGGCCCGACACGTGGTTTTTCCAGGCACACTTTTTTGAAGATCCGGTGTGCCCCGGCTCGCTCGGCCTGGAATCCTTCCTGCAACTACTCAAATATTTCGCAGTGCAACGCTGGGGTGCGGATGCTTCCACCCACTTCGAGACGATAGCCGTGGGCGAAGAGCACGAGTGGATCTATCGAGGTCAAATTATCCCCACGGACAATGAAGTGACGGTGGAGGCGGTGATCACAGGCATCGATGATGATCGGAGATTGATTCATGCCGATGGCTTTTTGGTCGTCGATGGCCGCGTGATTTATCAGATGAAGAAACTCAGTCTGCGCGTAGGGACAGCGTCGGACCCGTGACGTTGGCAGCAATAGAGCACTACTTAACCATCGCAAATCGACCGAGCGCGGTGAGCCACAACGTCCGGGGCTGTCCTGTCGTAAGGGAAGCGCACGGGACACGAAAGACGTTCTCAATCCGCGACATTGCCCCTGTATGCGGGCGCTGTTGTTGTTTAGCGTGCGCCTGGGCCACGACAGGACAGCCGCGCCGGTTGCGATTTCTTGCCCTCGTGCGAATTTAAATGTATCACCAGTAGATTGATTCGCGGACCGCAGACCTGTGGCGCCGCTGTCCCTGAGGTATCATGAAATACACCAAATCCTATATCGACACCATCGGCTACGAGCTTGCGCCCGTGGTGGTGAGTTCCGACGAAATCGAGGAGTCGCTTGCGCCACTCTATGAGAAGCTCCACATCCCCTTCGGGCAATTGGAGTCGCTCACGGGTATCCACGAGCGCCGGTGGTGGCCTGCGGGCTATGCCCTGAGCGATGGCGCCATCGCCGCAGGGCGCAAAGCCCTCGCGCAATCCGCCGTCACACCCGCCGACATCGGCGCGGTGGTGTATTGCGGCGTCGGGCGCGACAACTTCGAGCCGGCGACGGCCTGTCGCGTCGCGGCGGAGCTGGGCATCAGCGGCAATACCGCCATTTTCGACATCAGTAACGCATGCCTCGGTGTTATCAACGGGATCATGGACGTCTCCAACCGCATCGAGCTCGGCCAGATCCGCGCGGGGCTTGTGGTGTCGGCGGAAACGGCCCGGGATATTGTCGAAGAGACCATACAGAAAATGCTCGCGAACCCCACCATGCCCTATTACATCGAATGCCTGGCCACCATGACCGGTGGTTCGGGCGCGGTGGCGGTGCTGGTGACCGATGGATCGTTCCGCCCAGAGGAAGAGCAACACCAAGTCCTTGGTGGCGTGGCCCTCGCCGCGCCGGAGCACCACGGTCTCTGCACCTGGGGCCTGGAGCGCGTGGACGGTCCCCTGCGCAGGCAATTCATGAGTACGGACGCGGTTTCGGTTTTGAAGCATGGCGTGTCGCTAGGACTGGCGACGTGGGAGGCGCTGCTGGCGGAGATGGGCTGGACCCGCAATGAAGTGGACAAGGTGATCTGCCACCAGGTGGGCCATGCGAACAAAGACGCAATCCTGAAGTCGATACAGATCGCGCCGCAGAAAGACTTCGCGACCTTCGGCTACCTCGGCAACATGGGGACGGTGTCATTGCCCATCACGGCGGCGATTGCAAGCGAGCGCGGGCATTTGGTCGCGGGAGACCGGGTGGCCTTTCTGGGAATTGGCAGTGGTTTGAACTGCATGATGCTGGGACTGCGCTGGTAGTATCGAAGAGACCAACCACAAATGGACACGAATTCACACGAATAAGAGCATCGACGACACGACGCCAAGCCAGCGATTTCCCTGCGGTTCAAGCAACCGAAGCAAATGCGAATAAAGGAAAATAGGAGGGCAAATGGTATGAGCGAATCCGGCAAGATAGTTCGTGGAAAGGAAGTTTACGAAATAATTGGTTGTGCGATGGAGGTGATTAACTCCGTAGGGCATGGCTACCACGAGAAGCCTTATGAAAATGCATTAGTCGTTGAGTTCGGACTCCGTGGCATTCCGTTTCAACAGCAGCCGAAATTCGAAATCGTGTATAAGGAAGTACCCGTGGGAATCTACATTCCCGATCTCATAGCCTATGGCGATATCATTATCGACACAAAAGTAATCGACAGAATTACCGACCGCGAGCGCGGACAGATTTTGAACTACATGCGAACCGCTCGCTGCCGCGTCGGGCTCATAATCAATTTCCGATATGCAGAACTCGAATGGGAACGGTTGGTGCTGTGAAGCCAATAGGTGCTGCGAGAGAAAAACCCTCTTATTCGTGTATTTTCGTGTCCATTCGTGGTTGAATTTTTCTTCCAAATACTTCGGTGATTGTTCACCTGTGGATTGAAAACTAGATGTCCGTTCAGAATTTCCCCTTCAAACCAAAACACATCAACCGCAACGGCCTCAAATACAACTATGTCGACGAAGGCCAGGGCGATCCCGTGGTCATGGTCCACGGCAATCCGTCGTGGTCCTTTTATTACCGCAACCTCATCGACGCGCTGAAGGGCCAATACCGCTGCATCGCGCCGGACCACATTGGCTGCGGGTTGTCGGATAAGCCGGGCGATGACCAGTACACCTACACGCTCAAGAACCGCGTGGATGACCTGGAGGCGCTCCTCGATCATCTGGATGTCACGAAGAACGTCACGCTTGTCGTCCACGATTGGGGCGGCATGATCGGCATGGCCTGGGCCACGCGCCATCCGGAGCGGGTGAAGCAGATCGTGGTGTTGAACACTTCGGCCTTTCACCTCCCCGACACAAAGCGCTTTCCATTGGGCCTCTGGATCTGCCGGAACACCTGGTTGGGCACCGTCCTCGTGCGCGGCTTCAACGCTTTCGCCCGCGGTGCGGCGTGGGTCGGTTGCAAGCGCAATCCCATGCCGAAGGAACTGCGCGACGCCTATTGCGCGCCCTACGACTCGTGGGACAACCGCATCGCCACGCTCCGCTTCGTGCAGGATATCCCCCTGCGTGGCGAAGACCCGGCCTACCCCATCGTGACGGAGGTGGAACTGAAGGCGAAGCAATTCGCCGACCGTCCCATGCTCATCTGCTGGGGTCTGCTCGATTTCGTATTCGACAAGCATTTTCTCAAACTCTGGACCGACCAATTCCCCCAGGCCGAGGTGCATCGCTTTACCGATTGCGGGCATTATATTCTGGAAGATGCGAAGGACGAGGTGATTGGGCTTGTACAGCGCTTTCTGGCGCGAAGTCTGCCGACGTGACAAGGTAGACATCGCCAAGCGGGAGCGCGGGTTTTCTTACCCGCGTTTCGTGTGCCAAAGGCACACGAAACTTACACGGACTGGAAAGTCCGTGCTCCCGCTTTCGCATCAAACCTCGAATAGAACACGCCACTTTGCGGTATCATGAGGGAATACAGCAGGCGCCATCCGGGGCAACGCATGAGGAATAGACCATGACCACCGAAACACCAACCCTACCGGGCAACATCGCGGCCCATCTGCCGCGGATGGCCGCGCTCCATCCCGATCACCTTGCGGTAAGCGTTCAGCTTCCCGGTGGGAGCACGGGCCGCCACAAGTATGCCTCATACACGCTGAAGCAGCTCGACGACCAGAGCGATCGCATCGCCCACGGACTGGACCGTATCGGTATTTCGCGCGGCGTGCGGACGGTGCTCATGGTGAAGCCGAGCCTGGAATTTTTCGCGCTGACCTTTGCCCTGTTCAAAGTGGGCGCGGTTCCCGTGCTGGTCGATCCCGGCATGGGCATGAAGAATCTCAAGACCTGCCTGGCCGAAGCGGAGCCGGCGGCTTTCATCGGCATTCCCAAGGCCCATGCGGCCCGGCAATTACTCGGTTGGGGCAAGCCAACCATCAAGACCCTGGTGACCGTGGGTCGCAAGCTCACCTGGGGCGGCTACACCCTGGACGGCATCACGCTGAAGGACAGCAAGTCCTTCGCACCCGTGGAGCCGAAGCCCAATGAAACCGCCGCGATCCTCTTCACCAGCGGCAGCACGGGCGTGCCCAAGGGCGCGGTGTACACCCATGAAGTCTTCAACGCGCAGGTCGAAATCCTGCGTGAGAACTATGGCATCACCCCCGGTGAAAAAGATCTGGCCACTTTCCCCCTCTTTGCCCTTTTCGGCCCGCCGCTGGGCATGGCCGCGATTATCCCCGATATGGACGCGAGCCAGCCCGCCGCATCAAATCCGCAGCATATCAGCGACGCGATCCACGATCACCAGGCCACGAATCTCTTCGCCTCCCCCGCGCTTATCGAGCTCGTGGGGCAGCACGGCATCGCGAACGGCGTCCTGCTGCCCAGTTTGAAGCGGGTCATCTCCGCAGGTGCCCCCGCATCCAATCCGTCCCTGGCGCGCTTCTGCAAGCTGCTGGCGGACGGCGTGGAGATTTTCCCGTCCTATGGTGCGACGGAGGCCCTGCCCGTGGCCTATATCGGCACGAACGAACTGCTCAGCGAGACGGTCGAAGCCACCGACAACGGCGCGGGCGTCTGCGTGGGCCGCTCCGTGCGCGGCGTGGAGGTGTCCATCATCCAGATCACCGACGACCCCATCCAGCATTGGTCGGACAAGCTTCACTGCGCGCAGGGCGAGATCGGCGAGATCACCGTCACGGGACCCGTGGTCACCAAGGCCTATTTCAACCGACCCGAATCGACCAACCTCGCGAAAATCAAGCACCCGGACCTCGGCATCATCTATCACCGCATGGGCGATGTGGGCTACTTCGATGAGAAAGGGCGCCTCTGGATGTGCGGGCGCAAGGCCCACCGCGTTGTGACGCCGGAAGGCACGCTGTTCACCATTCCCGTGGAGCGTATTTTCAATACCCACCCGGCGGTAAAGCGCACGGCGCTGGTCGGCGTGGTGAAAGGCGGAATCACTATCCCCATACTTTGTGTGGAAAAATCCGGCAACACCGGTGGCCTCGACGACGAAGCCCTGCTTGCGGCGCTCAAGGAGATCGGCGGAAAACACGATATTACGCGCCCCATCCACCATTTTCTGTTTCACCCCAGCTTTCCGGTGGACGTGCGCCACAACGCAAAGATCTTCCGTGAGGCACTGGCCGAGTGGGCCAAGGATAAGATTTGATGAAGGTATTGGTAACGGGCGGCGGCGGCTTTCTCGGCGGCGCGATCATTGACAAATTGTTGGCGCGCGGCGTCGAAGTGCGCAGTATTTCGCGCGGAAAGTATCCCGTGCTGGAAGCCAAAGGCGTGGAATGCATCCAGGCGGATCTCTCCGACGCGGAGGCGGTGACCGCCGCGACCACCGACTGTGTCGCCGTGATCCACACGGCGGCCAAGGCGGGCGTCTGGGGCGACTACCAAGACTACTTCGACGCGAACGTGACCGGCACGCGCAATGTCATCCTCGCGTGCAAGGCCCACGCCGTGCCGAAGCTGGTCTACACCAGCACGCCGAGCGTGACCTTCGCCGGTGAGGACGAAGACGGCGTGGACGAGTCCATGCCCTATGCGGAGAATTTCCTCTGCCACTACGCGGAAACCAAGGCCCAGGCCGAGCGCGATGTCCTCGCGGCGAACGGCGGCACCCTCAGCACCGTGGCGTTGCGCCCCCACCTCATCTGGGGACCCGGCGATCACCACCTGGTGCCTCGCGTCATCGCGCGGGCAAGAGCGGGTAAGCTCAAGCTCGTGGGTAGCGGAAAAAACCGTGTCGATGCGACGTATATCGACAACGCCGCCGATGCGCACCTTTGCGCGCTGGATACCCTCAGCCCCGAGGCCGCATGCGCGGGCAAGGCCTACTACATTTCCAACGACGAGCCCATCCCCATGGGTGCGCTCATCAACAAAATTCTGAAGGCGGGCGGCCTGCCCCCCGTCACCCGGAGGGTCCCTCCGGCCATGGCCTACTTCGTCGGCGCGTCCCTGGAAAAAATCTACGGAGCGATGGGCAAAGACGAGGAACCCATCATGACCCGCTTCGTCGCCCGCCAACTGGCGACCGCCCACTGGTTCAATATATCCGGAGCAAAGCGCGACCTGGGCTATCGGCCTTCCGTGAATATGGACGAAGGCATGCGGCGACTGGAAAATTGGTTGAAGTTGAATCCGCATGAACCGGATTGAGCGTTTCGTGATTTCACCCGCGGCTCGTCGCCGCGCTATACTCAAGTGCCCTGGCCAAGGCAACTGGAAAATCAGGAAGTGAAGGTAGAAACCCAAGAGCAAGAAATAACGGTGTCCCGTGCCCATTCCAGCCGACTGCGCACCCTCCTGCGTATAACCAACATGTTGCTGGCGACGGCGCGGGTGGTGCCCCCCTACTATGTCGGCCAGTTTCGCTACCGTAGCGAGGCGGACCGTGTGCGCCTGCTTTATCGGGGCACCCAGGACTGGCTCACGGCCATGGGGCGCGCCGCCGGGATTCGCTCCGTCACCGTGGAGGGCGCCCCACCCGAAAAAGGCTCCTTCATCGCGCCGAACCACATCACCTATGCGGACATTTGCGCCCTGAGCACCGCCACGCGCATGTGGTATGTATCCAAGGCCGACGTGCTCAATTGGCCCCTCTTCAACCGCCTCTTTCGCTTCTCGCGCAACCTCACCGTGGATCGCGACAATATCCGTTGCCTCTCCGCAACCAACGAGAGCATCGCCCGGCGAATTCAGGAGGGCTACAACGTCTGCGTCTTCCTGGAAGGCACCACAGGCGGCGGAGACGTCATCCTTCCCTTCCGCGGCCCCTTGCTCCAGCCCGCACTGGACGGCGGCGTGGACATTGTACCCGTGTGCATCAAGTGGCGCGCGGACGATCCCGCCATCGACGTCACCCAGGACATCGCCTACTGGCGCGGCACGCCCATGGGGCCCCATGTCATGCGCTTCCTCGGCTTCAACGGCGTCCACGCCACGGTCCGCTTCGGCACACCGATCAAGGCGGAGGGTGATCGCAAAGTCCTGGCCGAAACCGTGCGCGACGCTGTCGTGGCCATGCATGAAGAGATGAGTTAAGCACCGCTACTTGTCGAGTGCTTTCGCGACCGCGGGTCTGATACTTTCACCCCGCAGATCCGTGGCCGCAATCTTGCCATCGGGCCCTATGAGAATGATGTGCGGAATCCCCCGCACGCCATAGTCGTCGGGAAGGGTCGCGTTGGACCAATCTCCCAGAAAACCCTGGGACCACCCGAGTCCCTCCTTCTCCACGAACTTCTTCACCGTTTCCGCCTCGCCATCAAGACTCAAAGCGACCATGGCAAAGTCGGGGTTATCCTTGAACTCGTCGTAGACCGCCTTCATATTGGGAATTTCACCCACACAGGGTCCGCACCAGGTGGCCCAGAAATCGAGCAACACATGCTTACCCGCCAGATCCGAAAGCTTGAGCGACTTTCCGTCGAGCGTGGAAACCTCGAAGGATGGCGCAATGTCGCCCACCTTCAGACGCTTGTATATTTTGACATCCAGGGTACCCAGATCAATCGGCTCCTCCCCATCGCCTTCGGGTACGATTACCTGGCGGGTCGCCTGTCCGATGCCCATGCCGAAATCCGTGGCGTTTGCGTCGCCCACTTCAATCCACAGGCCATAGTCTCCCGGTGGCACGTCCGATAGGGAAAAACGACCGTCCTCCTCCACATCCGCGACAATCATCGTCGCCGCGGCCCGAAGGGCCTTTCCTTCATCCGACTCCTGGAAAGTCCCCCACCACGCCTGCATCTCCTCCCGCTCCAGATTCGCCGGTGGGTTCGGCCACTTCACATTGCTGTGGAGGAAGCGACTGCTCCCACCCTGCCAGCCTACCTCGATATCCGTTTCGCCCTTGGCGGCCATTTTCCCGACAATTTTTCGGCCGCCCTTGCCGATCTCGACCTGCAGGGTTTCGCCGGGCTTCGGGAATAACGTCTTCGTGTGGCTCGTCATACTGGCGGTGG
Protein-coding sequences here:
- a CDS encoding NAD-dependent epimerase/dehydratase family protein, whose amino-acid sequence is MKVLVTGGGGFLGGAIIDKLLARGVEVRSISRGKYPVLEAKGVECIQADLSDAEAVTAATTDCVAVIHTAAKAGVWGDYQDYFDANVTGTRNVILACKAHAVPKLVYTSTPSVTFAGEDEDGVDESMPYAENFLCHYAETKAQAERDVLAANGGTLSTVALRPHLIWGPGDHHLVPRVIARARAGKLKLVGSGKNRVDATYIDNAADAHLCALDTLSPEAACAGKAYYISNDEPIPMGALINKILKAGGLPPVTRRVPPAMAYFVGASLEKIYGAMGKDEEPIMTRFVARQLATAHWFNISGAKRDLGYRPSVNMDEGMRRLENWLKLNPHEPD
- a CDS encoding AMP-binding protein; this encodes MTTETPTLPGNIAAHLPRMAALHPDHLAVSVQLPGGSTGRHKYASYTLKQLDDQSDRIAHGLDRIGISRGVRTVLMVKPSLEFFALTFALFKVGAVPVLVDPGMGMKNLKTCLAEAEPAAFIGIPKAHAARQLLGWGKPTIKTLVTVGRKLTWGGYTLDGITLKDSKSFAPVEPKPNETAAILFTSGSTGVPKGAVYTHEVFNAQVEILRENYGITPGEKDLATFPLFALFGPPLGMAAIIPDMDASQPAASNPQHISDAIHDHQATNLFASPALIELVGQHGIANGVLLPSLKRVISAGAPASNPSLARFCKLLADGVEIFPSYGATEALPVAYIGTNELLSETVEATDNGAGVCVGRSVRGVEVSIIQITDDPIQHWSDKLHCAQGEIGEITVTGPVVTKAYFNRPESTNLAKIKHPDLGIIYHRMGDVGYFDEKGRLWMCGRKAHRVVTPEGTLFTIPVERIFNTHPAVKRTALVGVVKGGITIPILCVEKSGNTGGLDDEALLAALKEIGGKHDITRPIHHFLFHPSFPVDVRHNAKIFREALAEWAKDKI
- a CDS encoding alpha/beta fold hydrolase; protein product: MSVQNFPFKPKHINRNGLKYNYVDEGQGDPVVMVHGNPSWSFYYRNLIDALKGQYRCIAPDHIGCGLSDKPGDDQYTYTLKNRVDDLEALLDHLDVTKNVTLVVHDWGGMIGMAWATRHPERVKQIVVLNTSAFHLPDTKRFPLGLWICRNTWLGTVLVRGFNAFARGAAWVGCKRNPMPKELRDAYCAPYDSWDNRIATLRFVQDIPLRGEDPAYPIVTEVELKAKQFADRPMLICWGLLDFVFDKHFLKLWTDQFPQAEVHRFTDCGHYILEDAKDEVIGLVQRFLARSLPT
- a CDS encoding 1-acyl-sn-glycerol-3-phosphate acyltransferase; the encoded protein is MKVETQEQEITVSRAHSSRLRTLLRITNMLLATARVVPPYYVGQFRYRSEADRVRLLYRGTQDWLTAMGRAAGIRSVTVEGAPPEKGSFIAPNHITYADICALSTATRMWYVSKADVLNWPLFNRLFRFSRNLTVDRDNIRCLSATNESIARRIQEGYNVCVFLEGTTGGGDVILPFRGPLLQPALDGGVDIVPVCIKWRADDPAIDVTQDIAYWRGTPMGPHVMRFLGFNGVHATVRFGTPIKAEGDRKVLAETVRDAVVAMHEEMS
- a CDS encoding 3-oxoacyl-ACP synthase III, whose translation is MKYTKSYIDTIGYELAPVVVSSDEIEESLAPLYEKLHIPFGQLESLTGIHERRWWPAGYALSDGAIAAGRKALAQSAVTPADIGAVVYCGVGRDNFEPATACRVAAELGISGNTAIFDISNACLGVINGIMDVSNRIELGQIRAGLVVSAETARDIVEETIQKMLANPTMPYYIECLATMTGGSGAVAVLVTDGSFRPEEEQHQVLGGVALAAPEHHGLCTWGLERVDGPLRRQFMSTDAVSVLKHGVSLGLATWEALLAEMGWTRNEVDKVICHQVGHANKDAILKSIQIAPQKDFATFGYLGNMGTVSLPITAAIASERGHLVAGDRVAFLGIGSGLNCMMLGLRW
- a CDS encoding TlpA family protein disulfide reductase, with amino-acid sequence MGTNRWGILFGRGLAASVLFLMGGAVAEEMARIEGVHYKDGKPAPGEIILNYQKSHDLNEKANTVQAGSDGKFVFESVHPEEVTVGRFVTIIQKVKEKSTTASMTSHTKTLFPKPGETLQVEIGKGGRKIVGKMAAKGETDIEVGWQGGSSRFLHSNVKWPNPPANLEREEMQAWWGTFQESDEGKALRAAATMIVADVEEDGRFSLSDVPPGDYGLWIEVGDANATDFGMGIGQATRQVIVPEGDGEEPIDLGTLDVKIYKRLKVGDIAPSFEVSTLDGKSLKLSDLAGKHVLLDFWATWCGPCVGEIPNMKAVYDEFKDNPDFAMVALSLDGEAETVKKFVEKEGLGWSQGFLGDWSNATLPDDYGVRGIPHIILIGPDGKIAATDLRGESIRPAVAKALDK
- a CDS encoding GxxExxY protein — translated: MSESGKIVRGKEVYEIIGCAMEVINSVGHGYHEKPYENALVVEFGLRGIPFQQQPKFEIVYKEVPVGIYIPDLIAYGDIIIDTKVIDRITDRERGQILNYMRTARCRVGLIINFRYAELEWERLVL